Proteins found in one Gardnerella vaginalis ATCC 14018 = JCM 11026 genomic segment:
- a CDS encoding PD-(D/E)XK nuclease family protein, translated as MCTEDSALDAVQSLLDGSLKNTSERHTNVLLVFGAPNSGKSSFALNALLCGLRANWKNTQDSKYDEAVQLLLKYAIRTDFAIAAAQNRATAARMSNYVISNLGVSYQSRPVGTLSAFAFSLISARNKLFGMPSPKLLNGAEQDAILREIVRMHVNHVLQGDSGDCKICSLFNDYFSGEYSKSLQDGDYKSHDSWIYVISQLQNSDNLMDSFDSTDYRNAHNAYNAQNTQDLPINSAFIHQLRDMLARLDEMGIVSESAELQILNSLNFQSHLQSGSSSDLLATLQADLQSSSIANRLRVQWNLAFALRSQYADCVRKKYPNAFRLDSSKLLANGVQILNEIFKSLYDDNTEESSVACDYSADSSKDFSKELFALKCSLPRLLVVDDFHDVTLAGLAFLESLSSLGVRIVLTANPDESVQSFRGSYPDYVVEAAQHGVMQAAVLKICDYRIDGVAESYNDPNDPNDSNDYVDSSNTSDLLKQNSRSIPLSLFSSRVSLSIPSLMPTPTPIARRAWKMANIQGAFPIEKIESNSQETENSSVSGDLYRTAREEMDCVIWQIKRAHLDHKIPWKNMAVIAHDNATVRAFGERLRKDGVPVRYSSVTRALREEPFIKALFALIELAQFSQNSVDNLAKDVSLGTRTISSIARFVKSRIKTIMDSPLIDSDNYNCADLSAVEALMRSIVSLSDMVTSKENSPLSVLIRQWDLLQNQLLNKTDSKNDGLDANFNFDNRIFDSNPNPNSTRFSVDSCYLLIIKALIDSCAIDKSMDCDDFSVDSCDSDLLDKSPADKSPANQTQSDQTTEIFSVLQKMRPNSVHLRTLMRVFKITSKLSKILKQDLAKIQNSETNEASYILGQAWNLCNCAKKWQIQALKNNDEGRLANDRLDAAMRLFEYANSFNYIDSRADYYESSVAGDYYAAAPTITQFIDQVRQMEIEADSLASVAPAPDSVTLTTPSGSVGSRWDYVWIPAVQQRVWPNTAARSTMFGSETLVNMVLNNRIFGSVNLKSNNSKKSSLLDEYANPTGICVNDRQAIFTGEQRSFLMAITRANRHLFISAVNSDDCVPSDFLYYYLPEIYWRNADGSSEYTDFCEDFAVMDADPRGLVASARTQIARAIYESENSHNLDENPTVKDALTALNLLKNNGVDSANPENWDFIRKNYGSKTEEKSIENESKSNLVTLSPSMVDSLWSCPVCCLLERKFAGPTRGGTAAQFGTLIHETARWASQDEHLDNEYLREKYPQLQAFAAIKNNKVSEFPDFDFSFESISALQKKAIEDVANTMIEHYYSICPSDSNISDVKDRYRFIKNDLNVRRALYTIAQYFVGSLTGSNYPIMAKKDEDGVVTDILPALERSKSAKPTIADVDLGNLEHAYCECNINATFGFDDILNAYNRASKTQTSLEDLYSIMGFLVGGWQNGASSDLRVRIQGRIDRMEIRKLNDNTEQIRLIDYKTGKVPKTQQVFNDLQLICYQLGIVFCNENVEDVKQLLKFKHTKIARSALFHVVYKDSPAQDNGVAENICQPSLFDADGALSTKGLISRYRYADDNRLYELPDIDAQNPADGVSQNAWSDFVNLPMRTKWSLMMISRVFFAASAVKSTSFVVEPKADHKNHCRCLDVCPGCAGKVDTVYEMIEGKNE; from the coding sequence ATGTGTACGGAAGATTCTGCGCTAGATGCTGTTCAATCGTTGCTTGATGGCAGTCTTAAAAACACCAGCGAACGTCACACCAATGTTTTGTTGGTGTTTGGCGCTCCAAATTCTGGAAAGTCAAGTTTCGCTCTAAACGCTCTTCTATGCGGTTTGCGAGCTAATTGGAAGAATACGCAGGACTCTAAATACGATGAAGCCGTACAGCTTTTACTCAAATATGCGATTCGCACTGATTTTGCTATCGCCGCAGCTCAGAATCGTGCAACTGCCGCACGCATGTCTAACTACGTAATAAGCAATCTTGGTGTTTCATACCAGTCTCGTCCAGTTGGCACTCTTTCCGCTTTTGCATTCAGCCTGATTTCCGCACGAAATAAGCTTTTTGGAATGCCCTCTCCTAAATTGCTTAACGGCGCTGAACAAGATGCGATTCTTCGCGAAATAGTGCGAATGCATGTTAATCATGTTTTGCAAGGCGATAGCGGTGATTGCAAAATCTGCTCGCTTTTTAACGATTATTTTTCTGGAGAGTATTCTAAATCTTTGCAAGATGGTGATTATAAATCACATGATTCTTGGATTTACGTAATATCGCAGTTGCAAAACAGTGATAATCTTATGGATTCGTTCGACTCTACAGATTATCGGAATGCACATAATGCTTATAATGCTCAAAATACTCAGGATTTGCCAATAAATAGTGCTTTCATTCATCAACTTCGCGATATGCTCGCTCGGTTAGACGAAATGGGAATTGTAAGCGAATCTGCAGAGTTGCAAATATTAAATAGCCTTAATTTTCAGTCGCATTTGCAATCCGGCTCTAGTTCCGATTTGCTTGCAACTTTGCAGGCGGATTTGCAATCTTCTAGCATTGCTAATCGTTTGCGTGTGCAATGGAATTTGGCTTTTGCACTTCGTAGTCAGTATGCGGATTGTGTGCGGAAAAAATATCCAAATGCTTTTAGATTAGATTCTTCTAAACTTTTGGCTAACGGTGTTCAAATTTTGAATGAGATTTTTAAGAGTTTATATGATGATAATACAGAAGAATCGTCGGTTGCTTGCGACTATTCAGCTGACTCTTCAAAGGATTTTTCTAAAGAATTATTTGCGCTTAAATGTTCACTTCCACGTCTTTTGGTGGTAGATGATTTTCATGATGTAACACTTGCTGGACTTGCATTTCTTGAGTCTCTATCTAGTTTGGGCGTTCGTATTGTTTTAACGGCAAACCCAGACGAATCTGTGCAATCCTTCCGTGGATCATACCCAGATTATGTGGTTGAAGCTGCTCAGCATGGTGTTATGCAAGCAGCGGTACTTAAAATTTGTGACTATAGGATTGACGGTGTAGCTGAGTCTTACAATGATCCCAATGATCCCAATGATTCCAATGACTATGTAGATTCTTCAAATACTTCAGATTTGCTAAAACAAAATAGTCGCTCAATTCCACTGAGTCTTTTTTCATCTAGGGTTTCGCTTTCAATCCCTTCGCTTATGCCAACGCCAACGCCTATCGCCCGCAGGGCTTGGAAAATGGCAAATATTCAAGGCGCTTTTCCTATAGAAAAAATCGAATCAAATTCGCAAGAAACAGAAAATTCTTCGGTTTCTGGCGACTTGTATCGTACTGCGCGCGAAGAAATGGATTGTGTTATTTGGCAAATAAAACGCGCTCACTTAGATCACAAAATCCCGTGGAAAAATATGGCTGTGATTGCTCACGATAATGCTACTGTTCGTGCTTTTGGCGAGCGACTTCGCAAAGATGGTGTTCCTGTGCGATACTCGTCCGTTACTCGCGCTCTCAGGGAAGAGCCGTTTATAAAAGCATTGTTTGCGCTTATTGAATTGGCGCAATTTAGCCAAAATAGCGTGGATAATTTAGCTAAAGACGTATCTTTAGGAACTCGCACTATTTCTTCGATTGCGCGTTTTGTGAAAAGTCGCATAAAAACCATAATGGATAGTCCCCTGATAGATTCAGATAATTATAATTGTGCTGATTTAAGTGCTGTAGAAGCGCTTATGCGTTCCATTGTCTCTCTTAGTGACATGGTTACATCTAAGGAAAATTCCCCTCTTAGCGTTCTTATAAGACAGTGGGATTTACTGCAAAATCAGCTTTTAAACAAGACTGATTCTAAGAATGATGGTTTGGATGCTAATTTTAACTTCGACAATCGTATTTTTGATTCAAATCCAAACCCTAATTCCACGCGATTTAGTGTTGATTCCTGCTATCTTCTGATAATTAAAGCGCTTATTGATAGTTGTGCTATTGATAAATCAATGGATTGTGATGATTTTAGTGTTGATTCCTGCGATTCTGATTTATTGGATAAGTCACCAGCTGATAAGTCACCAGCTAACCAAACTCAATCTGATCAAACTACAGAAATTTTTTCTGTTTTGCAAAAAATGCGCCCAAACAGTGTTCATCTTCGTACTTTAATGCGCGTTTTTAAAATCACGTCTAAACTGTCTAAGATTTTAAAACAAGATTTAGCAAAAATTCAAAATAGTGAAACAAACGAGGCTAGTTACATACTTGGGCAGGCGTGGAATCTTTGTAATTGCGCTAAAAAGTGGCAGATTCAAGCGCTTAAAAACAACGATGAAGGTCGTCTTGCAAACGATAGACTAGATGCTGCTATGCGATTATTTGAGTATGCTAATTCGTTTAATTACATAGATTCGCGTGCGGATTATTACGAGTCGTCGGTTGCTGGCGACTATTATGCAGCGGCACCAACAATCACACAGTTTATTGATCAAGTTCGTCAAATGGAAATTGAAGCTGATTCTCTTGCCAGTGTTGCTCCTGCTCCTGATTCTGTAACGCTCACAACTCCGTCTGGCTCGGTTGGTTCTCGCTGGGATTATGTGTGGATTCCAGCCGTACAGCAGCGAGTTTGGCCAAATACTGCGGCTAGAAGCACAATGTTTGGGTCAGAAACTCTAGTAAACATGGTGTTAAATAATAGGATTTTCGGCTCAGTAAACCTTAAATCTAATAATTCTAAAAAATCATCATTATTAGATGAATACGCTAATCCTACTGGAATTTGCGTAAACGATAGACAAGCGATTTTTACTGGAGAGCAGCGAAGCTTTTTAATGGCGATTACGCGCGCCAACCGTCATCTATTTATAAGCGCGGTTAATAGTGATGATTGTGTTCCTTCTGATTTTCTCTACTACTATTTGCCAGAAATATATTGGCGTAATGCGGATGGAAGTAGTGAATACACTGATTTCTGTGAAGATTTTGCTGTAATGGATGCGGATCCTAGAGGGCTTGTTGCTTCGGCGCGAACACAAATAGCGCGTGCAATATATGAATCAGAAAATAGTCACAACTTAGACGAAAATCCTACTGTTAAAGATGCTTTAACAGCGTTGAATCTTTTGAAAAATAATGGAGTGGATTCGGCAAATCCAGAAAATTGGGATTTTATTCGTAAAAATTACGGTTCTAAGACCGAAGAGAAATCTATTGAAAACGAATCAAAATCAAACTTAGTCACACTATCTCCATCAATGGTGGATAGTCTTTGGTCATGTCCAGTCTGTTGTCTTTTAGAACGAAAATTTGCAGGTCCTACACGTGGAGGAACGGCAGCACAATTCGGCACGCTTATTCACGAAACTGCTAGATGGGCAAGTCAAGATGAGCATTTAGACAACGAGTATTTACGCGAAAAATATCCACAATTGCAAGCGTTTGCTGCGATTAAAAATAACAAAGTTAGCGAATTTCCTGACTTTGATTTTTCGTTTGAATCTATAAGCGCTTTACAAAAAAAGGCTATTGAAGATGTTGCAAACACTATGATTGAGCATTATTATTCGATTTGCCCAAGCGATTCCAATATTTCAGACGTAAAAGACCGATATCGTTTTATAAAAAATGATTTAAATGTTCGACGAGCGCTTTATACGATTGCTCAATATTTTGTAGGTTCTTTAACTGGATCAAACTACCCGATTATGGCAAAAAAAGATGAAGACGGTGTGGTTACTGATATTTTACCAGCGTTAGAAAGGTCGAAGTCTGCAAAACCTACAATTGCAGACGTCGATTTGGGGAATCTTGAACATGCTTATTGCGAGTGCAATATAAATGCCACTTTTGGATTCGACGATATTTTAAACGCCTATAATCGTGCGTCTAAAACGCAAACAAGCTTGGAAGATCTTTATTCAATAATGGGATTCTTAGTAGGTGGATGGCAAAATGGCGCGTCTAGCGATTTGCGAGTGAGGATTCAAGGTCGAATTGACCGCATGGAAATTAGAAAGTTAAATGACAATACGGAACAAATTCGCTTAATCGACTATAAAACAGGAAAAGTTCCTAAAACGCAGCAGGTGTTTAACGATTTACAACTTATCTGCTATCAGCTTGGGATTGTGTTTTGTAACGAAAACGTTGAAGACGTTAAACAATTGCTTAAGTTTAAGCATACAAAAATCGCGCGAAGTGCGCTGTTTCACGTTGTATACAAAGATTCTCCTGCGCAAGATAATGGTGTTGCAGAAAACATTTGTCAGCCGTCTTTGTTTGATGCTGATGGCGCGTTGAGCACTAAAGGACTGATAAGTCGATACAGGTATGCGGATGATAATCGTCTTTACGAGCTTCCAGATATTGATGCGCAAAATCCTGCGGACGGTGTGAGCCAGAATGCGTGGTCGGATTTTGTAAACCTGCCTATGAGAACAAAATGGTCTCTTATGATGATATCTCGAGTATTCTTTGCTGCTTCTGCTGTTAAGTCAACCAGTTTTGTTGTTGAGCCAAAAGCAGACCATAAAAATCATTGCAGATGTTTAGATGTATGTCCTGGTTGCGCTGGAAAAGTGGACACGGTTTACGAAATGATTGAAGGTAAAAATGAATAA